A stretch of the Poseidonibacter parvus genome encodes the following:
- a CDS encoding glycosyltransferase family 4 protein, with product MRILHALAQRPGKTGSGVFLQQLFKTGFEKNYEQAVLAGVPIYEQDPGIDNLDLKNFYPVLFETKELDFPVVGMSDVMPYSSTKYSSLDQKMFKAYEKAFKKIIKKAVEDFKPDVVICNHIWLLCTFIKDLYPDLKVLVLCHGTDLRQLERSPMLVPIVKEKVPKCDYLFALNSAQEKEIKELYDLKENQVITSGSGYNPEMFFPIKRDKNKKIKIAYIGKICNYKGVPNLLNAIDKSKNYENIELNLIGHGNVEESVEIIDSIKVRKTQINYLGAIAQDELAKFLRSCDIFILPSFFEGLPLVVIEALASGAKVICTNLPGLDDFLGEDLKDLKAIRYIKMPRLKNVDTPFSEDIEGFEEDILKNIDAVCQEIVDNQEYKIDEVIKTLEDKTWHGLFNRLAKYF from the coding sequence ATGAGAATATTACATGCTTTAGCACAAAGACCAGGGAAAACTGGAAGTGGTGTATTTTTACAACAATTATTTAAAACTGGTTTTGAAAAAAATTATGAACAAGCAGTATTAGCAGGTGTTCCTATCTATGAACAAGACCCTGGAATTGATAATTTAGATTTAAAAAACTTTTATCCTGTATTATTTGAAACAAAAGAGCTAGATTTTCCTGTTGTTGGAATGAGTGATGTTATGCCATATTCTAGTACAAAGTATAGTTCTTTAGATCAAAAAATGTTTAAAGCATATGAAAAAGCCTTTAAAAAAATCATAAAAAAAGCAGTTGAGGATTTTAAACCAGATGTAGTAATTTGTAATCATATTTGGCTTTTATGTACTTTTATAAAAGATTTATATCCGGATTTAAAAGTATTAGTTTTATGTCATGGAACTGATTTAAGACAGCTTGAGCGCTCACCTATGTTAGTACCCATTGTAAAAGAAAAAGTGCCAAAGTGTGATTATCTTTTTGCTTTAAATTCTGCACAAGAAAAAGAGATAAAAGAACTTTATGATTTAAAAGAAAATCAAGTAATTACAAGTGGAAGTGGCTATAACCCTGAAATGTTTTTTCCAATAAAAAGAGATAAAAATAAAAAAATAAAAATTGCATACATAGGAAAAATATGTAATTACAAAGGTGTACCAAATCTTTTAAATGCAATTGATAAAAGTAAAAACTATGAAAATATTGAATTAAATTTAATTGGTCATGGAAATGTAGAAGAGAGTGTTGAAATTATAGATAGTATAAAAGTAAGAAAAACGCAAATAAACTATTTAGGTGCAATTGCACAAGATGAATTAGCAAAGTTTTTACGAAGTTGTGACATATTTATTCTTCCTTCTTTTTTTGAAGGACTTCCTTTAGTTGTAATCGAAGCCTTAGCTTCAGGTGCAAAAGTTATATGTACAAATTTACCAGGTCTTGATGATTTTTTAGGAGAAGATTTAAAAGATTTAAAAGCTATTAGGTATATAAAAATGCCAAGATTAAAAAATGTAGATACTCCTTTTAGTGAAGATATTGAAGGTTTTGAAGAAGATATTTTAAAAAATATTGATGCAGTTTGTCAAGAGATAGTAGATAATCAAGAATACAAAATAGATGAAGTAATAAAAACTTTAGAAGATAAAACTTGGCATGGATTATTTAATAGACTTGCAAAGTATTTCTAA
- a CDS encoding ABC transporter permease has translation MKLFLNKLLYLIIMLFIISLISFLAINLAPNSFFASGSLNPNITEESIAQLKAIYGLDKPLYMQFYSWIIAIIQFDFGISFASGSMVKDEILTRIPITLIINIISMFLIFVLSLYLGIKAALNKNSFFDKFVNQLSLISFSMPSFYLALLGVLVFSITYEVLPIAGLHSVPNDGSLNYYLDFAWHLIMPITIIVFGGIGSLTLYIRSLTIEILKSDYIFFAKSRALNDRQILRYYILPNLYPPVITLLGLSLPGIIGGSVILETIFSIDGMGLLFFQSALSHDYPVIMGILIIGAFLTLIGNMIADLVLLKLNPNYDGK, from the coding sequence ATGAAATTATTTTTGAATAAACTATTATACTTAATTATTATGCTTTTTATTATTAGCCTTATTTCTTTTTTAGCAATAAATCTAGCACCTAATTCATTTTTTGCAAGTGGTTCTTTAAACCCTAATATTACAGAAGAATCAATTGCTCAATTAAAAGCAATTTATGGTTTGGATAAACCTTTATATATGCAGTTTTACTCTTGGATTATTGCAATAATACAATTTGATTTTGGGATTTCTTTTGCAAGTGGTTCTATGGTAAAAGATGAGATTTTAACAAGAATTCCTATTACTTTGATTATAAATATAATTTCAATGTTTTTAATTTTTGTTTTATCTTTATATTTAGGAATAAAAGCAGCTTTAAATAAAAATAGCTTTTTTGATAAATTTGTAAACCAGCTTTCACTTATTAGTTTTTCTATGCCTTCATTTTATCTTGCACTTTTAGGAGTTTTAGTTTTTTCTATTACTTATGAAGTTTTACCAATTGCAGGACTTCATTCCGTTCCTAACGATGGAAGTTTGAACTATTATTTAGATTTTGCTTGGCATTTAATAATGCCTATTACTATTATAGTATTTGGAGGAATTGGAAGTTTAACATTATATATTAGGTCTTTAACTATTGAAATATTAAAATCAGATTACATATTTTTTGCAAAATCAAGAGCTTTAAATGATAGGCAAATTCTGAGATATTATATTTTACCAAATTTATATCCTCCCGTTATTACACTTTTAGGACTTTCACTTCCTGGAATTATTGGTGGGTCTGTAATACTTGAAACTATATTTTCAATTGATGGAATGGGATTACTATTTTTTCAAAGTGCATTAAGTCATGATTATCCTGTAATTATGGGGATATTAATAATTGGAGCATTTTTAACACTAATTGGAAATATGATAGCTGATTTAGTTTTACTAAAATTAAATCCAAATTATGACGGAAAGTGA
- the panC gene encoding pantoate--beta-alanine ligase, whose product MKILKTIEEVQAIRKTITSSVGFVPTMGALHDGHISLIKKAREENEIVVVSIFVNPTQFLEGEDLDSYPRRDEADKKICELCKVDYLFMPDISTMYSKEEILIKAPNKSYMLEGLTRPGHFDGVLQVVLKLFGITQPNNAYFGKKDAQQLSLIMQMVKNLFLPINIVACDIIREKDGLAMSSRNVYLDEKQRKEALLLSQSLYTAASLISKGELNSILVKRRIEEVLKDLDIEYTAIVNREFDEIDTIELKNTIILIVVRFGNTRLLDNIWI is encoded by the coding sequence TTGAAAATATTAAAAACTATTGAAGAAGTTCAAGCTATTAGAAAAACTATTACATCAAGTGTAGGTTTTGTACCTACAATGGGTGCATTACATGATGGACATATATCTTTAATAAAAAAAGCTAGAGAAGAGAATGAAATTGTTGTAGTATCAATTTTTGTAAATCCTACACAGTTTCTTGAAGGTGAAGATTTAGATTCATATCCAAGACGAGATGAAGCTGATAAAAAGATTTGTGAATTATGTAAAGTTGATTACTTGTTTATGCCTGATATTTCAACAATGTATTCAAAAGAAGAGATTTTAATAAAAGCACCAAATAAAAGCTACATGCTTGAAGGTCTTACTAGACCTGGGCATTTTGATGGAGTATTGCAAGTTGTTTTAAAACTTTTTGGAATCACTCAACCTAACAATGCTTATTTTGGGAAAAAAGATGCACAACAATTATCACTAATTATGCAAATGGTTAAAAATTTATTTCTTCCAATTAATATTGTTGCTTGTGATATTATAAGAGAAAAAGACGGACTTGCAATGAGTTCACGAAATGTTTATTTAGATGAAAAACAAAGAAAAGAAGCTTTACTTTTATCTCAATCTTTATACACAGCAGCTTCATTAATTTCAAAAGGTGAGTTAAACTCAATTCTTGTAAAAAGAAGAATTGAAGAAGTATTAAAAGATTTAGATATAGAATATACAGCAATTGTAAATAGAGAATTTGATGAAATAGATACAATTGAACTTAAAAATACAATAATTTTAATTGTTGTACGATTTGGAAATACCAGGCTACTTGATAATATTTGGATTTAA
- the rimO gene encoding 30S ribosomal protein S12 methylthiotransferase RimO, giving the protein MKFSAQNPVKSLHLVSLGCTKNLVDSEIMLGKLKDYKISDDATNADVLIVNTCGFIDSAKEESINTILDLHEQRKDESVLVVAGCLTQRYQEELQKEIPEVDIFTGVGDYDRIDELVDQKRSAFTNQVFLASDTNERVITGSSYHAYVKLSEGCNQTCSFCAIPSFKGKLHSRTLQSLVKEVKSLVSKGYTDFSFVSQDSSSFLRDQGQKDGLEQLINEVDKIEGIKTARILYLYPSTTTLSLIDTIAESKTFENYFDMPLQHITPSMLKIMKRGKGVEKLNELMDHMKSKPNSFVRTTFIAGHPGETQEDHEALCEYIANYKFDRANVFSYSTEEGTAAAKSDALIDQEIIDQRADEIGEIIAKTTQESLEKEIGKTFEVYIDGESDEHEFLLSARKTTWAPDIDGEIYINDNELYDENNPEQLAFGQIYTVRVTELSGDKLLATVIK; this is encoded by the coding sequence ATGAAATTCTCAGCACAAAACCCTGTTAAATCTTTGCATCTTGTATCTTTAGGTTGTACAAAAAACCTTGTAGACTCAGAGATTATGCTAGGTAAACTAAAAGATTATAAAATAAGTGATGATGCAACAAACGCAGACGTTTTAATAGTTAATACATGTGGATTTATTGATTCTGCTAAAGAAGAAAGTATTAATACAATTTTAGATTTACACGAACAAAGAAAAGATGAATCAGTACTTGTTGTTGCTGGTTGTTTAACACAAAGATATCAAGAAGAACTTCAAAAAGAGATACCAGAAGTTGATATTTTTACAGGTGTTGGAGATTATGACAGAATTGATGAATTAGTTGATCAAAAAAGAAGTGCTTTTACAAATCAAGTATTCTTAGCCTCAGACACAAATGAAAGAGTAATAACAGGTTCTTCATATCATGCATATGTGAAATTAAGTGAAGGCTGTAATCAAACATGTTCATTCTGTGCAATTCCTAGTTTTAAAGGAAAACTTCACTCTAGAACACTTCAATCACTTGTAAAAGAGGTAAAATCTTTAGTTTCAAAAGGTTATACAGATTTTTCTTTTGTATCTCAAGACTCTTCATCATTTTTAAGAGATCAAGGCCAAAAAGATGGTTTAGAACAACTAATAAATGAAGTTGATAAAATAGAAGGTATTAAAACAGCTAGAATTTTATATCTTTACCCTTCAACTACAACACTTTCACTAATAGATACAATTGCCGAATCAAAAACTTTTGAAAACTATTTTGATATGCCTTTACAACATATAACTCCTTCAATGCTTAAGATTATGAAAAGAGGGAAAGGTGTTGAAAAATTAAATGAATTAATGGATCATATGAAATCAAAACCAAATTCATTTGTAAGAACTACATTTATTGCAGGTCACCCAGGTGAGACACAAGAAGACCATGAAGCATTATGTGAATATATTGCAAACTATAAATTTGACCGTGCAAATGTTTTTTCTTATTCAACAGAAGAAGGAACAGCAGCTGCAAAATCTGATGCTTTAATCGATCAAGAAATTATTGATCAAAGAGCAGATGAAATTGGTGAAATAATTGCTAAAACAACTCAAGAATCATTAGAAAAAGAAATTGGAAAGACTTTTGAAGTTTATATTGATGGAGAAAGTGATGAACACGAATTTTTATTAAGTGCAAGAAAAACTACTTGGGCTCCTGATATTGATGGTGAAATATATATCAATGACAATGAATTATATGATGAGAACAATCCAGAGCAATTAGCTTTTGGGCAAATTTATACAGTAAGAGTTACTGAACTTTCAGGTGATAAACTACTAGCTACAGTAATTAAATAA